A single window of Ficedula albicollis isolate OC2 chromosome 8, FicAlb1.5, whole genome shotgun sequence DNA harbors:
- the CNN3 gene encoding calponin-3: LLVLQIALKYDPQIEEDLRNWIEEVTGLSIGANFQLGLKDGIILCELINKLQPGSVKKINQSKLNWHQLENIGNFIKAIQVYGMKPHDIFEANDLFENGNMTQVQTTLVALAGLAKTKGFHTTIDIGVKYAEKQARSFDAGKLKAGQSVIGLQMGTNKCASQAGMTAYGTRRHLYDPKMQTDKPFDQTTISLQMGTNKGASQAGMLAPGTRRDIYDQKHILQPVDNSTISLQMGTNKVASQKGMSVYGLGRQVYDPKYCAAPTEPVIHNGSQGTGTNGSEISDSDYQAEYPDDYHGEYQDDYQRDYHGQYSDQGIDY; encoded by the exons CTGCTTGTGTTACAGATTGCCCTGAAATATGACCCCCAGATAGAAGAAGATCTGCGTAACTGGATAGAAGAGGTTACAGGGCTGAGTATTGGTGCAAATTTTCAACTGGGATTAAAAGATGGAATAATCTTGTGCGA GCTTATAAATAAGCTGCAGCCAGgatcagtgaagaaaattaatcaaTCCAAACTAAATTGGCACCAg cTGGAGAACATTGGGAATTTTATCAAAGCCATCCAAGTCTACGGCATGAAGCCACATGATATTTTTGAAGCAAATGATctttttgaaaatggaaatatgaCTCAAGTACAGACTACTCTAGTGGCACTGGCAGGTCTG GCAAAAACTAAAGGTTTTCATACTACAATTGATATTGGTGTCAAATATGCAGAGAAACAAGCACGAAGTTTTGATGCAGGAAAACTAAAAGCTGGTCAAAGTGTAATTGGCCTGCAG ATGGGCACCAACAAGTGTGCCAGTCAGGCAGGCATGACTGCTTATGGAACTAGAAGACACCTCTATGATCCGAAAATGCAAACTGATAAGCCATTTGACCAGACAACGATTAGCCTACAGATGGGCACTAACAAAGGAGCCAGTCAG GCTGGTATGCTGGCACCAGGTACCAGGAGAGACATCTACGATCAGAAGCACATATTACAACCTGTGGATAACTCAACTATTTCGTTACAAATGGGTACCAACAAAGTAGCTTCACAGAAGGGAATGAGCGTGTATGGGCTTGGACGGCAAGTGTATGACCCCAAGTACTGTGCTGCACCCACAGAGCCCGTCATTCATAACGGCAGCCAAGGAACAGGAACTAACGGGTCCGAAATCAGCGATAGCGATTATCAGGCAGAGTACCCAGATGACTATCACGGAGAGTACCAAGATGACTATCAAAGAGATTACCATGGTCAGTACAGTGACCAGGGCATTGATTACTAG